In Amycolatopsis methanolica 239, a single genomic region encodes these proteins:
- a CDS encoding HEAT repeat domain-containing protein, whose amino-acid sequence MLAIRAADWVPQVRERARRECLRHLFRDPMTAVDLFPFACLLRPRAQGEWLAETLEGMLRTPEIRSAALASPGPLTRRAVYGSGHADVGELTAGLLDTDLKIRLTCADALAGSTDPEVLRLLRTSGTAALRTRAIRGPADALPALADPASLVRAYAQFILRRAGEDPAPQYRELVTTAASPGAVAGLGETGTEADGAVLLPLLADPRPKVRAETVRALRHLRVLPVDRLAPLLGDPSPRVARQVVLALRGCATEIDEAALRRMLDPGQPGHRRRNAFQLLSARDTWTRLALDLRLLLGPNEPLRETAHSDLRNWFAHGSATTYTAPGGERAAELRDLLSRAEPLLGATHARVLRLFL is encoded by the coding sequence GTGCTGGCGATCCGCGCGGCGGACTGGGTGCCGCAGGTGCGCGAGCGCGCCCGGCGGGAGTGCCTGCGCCACCTCTTCCGCGACCCGATGACCGCGGTGGACCTGTTCCCGTTCGCGTGCCTGCTGCGGCCACGCGCGCAGGGCGAGTGGCTGGCCGAGACGCTCGAAGGCATGCTGCGGACGCCCGAAATCCGCTCGGCCGCGCTCGCCTCCCCCGGCCCGCTCACCCGCCGGGCCGTCTACGGCTCCGGGCACGCCGACGTCGGCGAGCTGACGGCCGGGCTACTGGACACGGACCTGAAGATCCGGCTGACCTGCGCGGACGCCCTGGCCGGCAGCACCGACCCCGAGGTGCTGCGCCTCCTCCGCACCAGCGGAACGGCTGCCCTGCGCACCAGGGCGATCCGCGGCCCCGCCGACGCGCTGCCGGCGCTGGCCGACCCCGCCTCGCTGGTCCGCGCGTACGCCCAGTTCATCCTGCGCCGCGCGGGCGAGGACCCGGCGCCGCAGTACCGCGAGCTGGTGACCACGGCGGCGAGCCCGGGCGCGGTCGCGGGCCTCGGCGAGACCGGAACCGAGGCCGACGGGGCGGTGCTCCTGCCGCTGCTCGCCGATCCCCGGCCCAAGGTGCGCGCCGAAACCGTCCGCGCCTTGCGGCACCTGCGGGTGCTCCCTGTGGACCGCCTGGCGCCGTTGCTGGGCGACCCGTCCCCGCGCGTCGCCCGGCAGGTGGTGCTCGCGCTGCGCGGGTGCGCCACCGAGATCGACGAGGCGGCGCTCCGCCGCATGCTCGATCCCGGCCAGCCCGGGCACCGCAGGCGCAACGCGTTCCAGCTGCTGTCCGCCCGCGACACCTGGACCCGCCTCGCCCTCGACCTGCGCCTGCTGCTCGGCCCGAACGAGCCGCTCCGGGAAACCGCTCACAGCGACTTGCGGAACTGGTTCGCCCACGGGTCCGCGACCACCTACACCGCCCCGGGTGGCGAGCGGGCCGCCGAACTGCGCGACCTGCTCAGCCGCGCGGAACCGCTGCTCGGCGCGACTCATGCCCGGGTGCTGCGCCTGTTCCTCTAG
- a CDS encoding MFS transporter: protein MAGGRRDWAALGVLVLPVLLISVDMTVLGFALPYLSEDLGPTGAEQLWIVDIYSFVLGGLLVLMGTLGDRIGRRKLLLSGAVAFGVASVAAAFATSPGMLIAARVLLGVGGATLMPSTLALIRSIFTDPARRRTAIAVWGAGFSGGMALGPVLGGWLLEHFRWGSVFLINVPVMVVLLVAGPFLLPEARDPRPGRFDPLSAVLSLAAVLPVVYGVKRFAEHGADSLAAGSVLAGAALAVVFVRRQRALPDPMLDLALFRDRRFSASVLTNMLGVFALVGLLFLVPQYLQLVLGLRPLTAALWLLPTMVAGIAGSFTAARLARRVPVPRLIGGGLLAAAAGFAALVTVGVHSGLAVLVAGMALVGFGVSLSETLTNDLIITAAPPSRAGAASAISETGFELGGALGTAVLGSIAAAVYRAGVPGEAGDTARETLGGAVAAAAGLPPAQAEALLAAARAAFVHGLQVSAVAGAALLAYTGVQALVLLRSRGTGAAPGHESRRAAVPRG from the coding sequence ATGGCCGGGGGACGCCGGGACTGGGCCGCGCTGGGTGTGCTGGTCCTGCCGGTGCTGCTGATCAGCGTCGACATGACGGTGCTCGGGTTCGCGCTGCCGTACCTGAGTGAGGACCTCGGCCCGACCGGCGCCGAGCAGCTGTGGATCGTCGACATCTACTCGTTCGTGCTCGGCGGGCTGCTGGTGCTGATGGGCACGCTGGGGGACCGGATCGGGCGGCGCAAACTGCTGCTGTCCGGCGCCGTCGCGTTCGGCGTCGCGTCCGTGGCCGCGGCGTTCGCGACCAGCCCGGGCATGCTCATCGCGGCGCGGGTGCTGCTCGGCGTGGGCGGGGCGACCCTGATGCCGTCGACGCTGGCGCTGATCCGCTCGATCTTCACCGACCCGGCGCGGCGGCGGACCGCGATCGCGGTGTGGGGCGCCGGGTTCTCCGGCGGGATGGCGCTCGGCCCGGTGCTGGGCGGCTGGCTGCTGGAGCACTTCCGGTGGGGCTCGGTGTTCCTGATCAACGTGCCGGTGATGGTGGTGCTGCTCGTCGCGGGGCCGTTCCTGCTGCCGGAGGCGCGCGATCCGCGGCCCGGCCGCTTCGACCCGCTGTCCGCCGTGCTGTCGCTGGCCGCGGTGCTGCCCGTGGTGTACGGCGTCAAGCGGTTCGCCGAGCACGGCGCCGATTCGCTCGCGGCCGGGAGCGTGCTGGCCGGCGCGGCGCTCGCGGTGGTGTTCGTACGACGTCAGCGGGCGCTGCCGGATCCGATGCTGGACCTGGCATTGTTCCGGGACCGCCGGTTCAGCGCGTCGGTGCTGACCAACATGCTCGGCGTGTTCGCGCTCGTCGGCCTGCTGTTCCTGGTGCCGCAGTACCTCCAATTGGTACTGGGGCTGCGGCCGCTGACGGCGGCGCTGTGGCTGCTGCCGACGATGGTCGCCGGGATCGCGGGCTCGTTCACCGCCGCCCGGCTCGCCCGGCGCGTTCCGGTCCCGCGGCTGATCGGCGGCGGGCTGCTGGCCGCGGCGGCGGGTTTCGCGGCGCTGGTGACGGTCGGCGTCCACAGTGGACTCGCGGTCCTGGTGGCCGGGATGGCGCTGGTCGGCTTCGGCGTGTCGTTGTCGGAGACGCTCACCAACGACCTCATCATCACCGCGGCGCCGCCCTCGCGCGCCGGTGCGGCGTCGGCGATCTCGGAGACGGGGTTCGAGCTGGGCGGCGCGCTCGGGACCGCGGTGCTGGGCAGCATCGCGGCGGCGGTCTACCGGGCCGGCGTGCCGGGCGAGGCGGGGGATACGGCGCGGGAAACCCTCGGCGGCGCGGTCGCCGCGGCCGCCGGGCTGCCTCCCGCGCAGGCCGAGGCGCTGCTGGCCGCGGCCAGGGCGGCGTTCGTGCACGGCCTGCAGGTGAGCGCCGTGGCCGGGGCCGCGCTGCTCGCCTACACCGGGGTGCAGGCGCTGGTCCTGCTGCGGTCTAGAGGAACAGGCGCAGCACCCGGGCATGAGTCGCGCCGAGCAGCGGTTCCGCGCGGCTGA
- a CDS encoding TetR/AcrR family transcriptional regulator has product MGRPSAREQILDAYQDILIESGSAAVTLDAVAARAKVSKGGLLYHFGSKDALLDGLLDRLLRLTAADVEYARTAPEGVVRYYLLSSVTDADMTKPAHRASIAALRLLGSEPKVTEAMNEAGRLWSELLAGHVSDPLTAEIVGLLGDGLYLRATLGGQAPQPLLDRLPEALRRLGLS; this is encoded by the coding sequence ATGGGACGCCCCTCCGCGCGGGAACAGATCCTCGACGCCTACCAGGACATCCTCATCGAGAGCGGTTCGGCCGCGGTCACGCTCGACGCCGTCGCCGCCCGCGCGAAGGTGTCCAAGGGCGGGCTGCTGTACCACTTCGGGTCAAAGGACGCCCTGCTCGACGGCCTCCTCGACCGGCTGCTGCGGCTGACGGCCGCGGACGTCGAGTACGCGCGCACCGCCCCCGAGGGCGTGGTGCGCTACTACCTGCTCTCCTCGGTGACCGACGCGGACATGACCAAGCCGGCGCACCGCGCGTCGATCGCCGCACTGCGGCTGCTGGGCAGCGAGCCGAAGGTCACCGAGGCGATGAACGAGGCCGGCCGGCTGTGGTCGGAACTGCTGGCCGGGCACGTGAGCGATCCGCTCACCGCCGAGATCGTGGGCCTGCTGGGCGACGGGCTGTACCTGCGCGCCACGCTCGGCGGGCAGGCGCCCCAGCCGTTGCTCGACCGGTTGCCGGAAGCCCTGCGCCGGCTGGGCCTGTCCTGA
- a CDS encoding methyltransferase domain-containing protein has product MRVLDVACGPGDVSIAAAHLVGPAGSVTGVDAQASILDLAAQRAAGAGLSNVTFRHATPRSRSWTGPDRSTRSSAA; this is encoded by the coding sequence ATGCGCGTCCTTGACGTCGCCTGCGGCCCGGGCGACGTGTCGATCGCCGCGGCGCACCTGGTCGGGCCCGCGGGGTCGGTGACCGGTGTCGACGCGCAGGCCTCGATCCTCGACCTCGCCGCGCAGCGGGCCGCCGGGGCCGGGCTGTCGAACGTCACATTCCGCCACGCCACGCCGCGATCGAGGAGCTGGACGGGGCCCGACCGTTCGACGCGGTCATCGGCCGCCTGA
- a CDS encoding response regulator, translating to MITVFLVDDHEVVRRGVAELLGTDAELEVVGEAATAAQAMARIPALNPDVAVLDVRLPDGNGIELCRELRSRIPELNVLILTSYTDEEAMLNAILAGAGGYAIKDIAGLHLVSAVREVGSGRSLLDTRAASTLMAKLRTNAADHGPLAGLTDRERTLLDLIGEGLTNAQIAQRMFLAEKTIKNYVSRLLAKLGLERRTQAAVLAAKLQTGEHADAPRPGAPVVR from the coding sequence GTGATCACCGTGTTCCTGGTCGACGACCACGAGGTCGTGCGCCGTGGGGTCGCCGAGCTGCTCGGCACCGACGCCGAACTCGAGGTCGTCGGCGAAGCCGCCACCGCCGCGCAGGCCATGGCCCGGATCCCGGCGCTCAACCCCGACGTCGCGGTGCTCGACGTGCGCCTGCCCGACGGCAACGGCATCGAACTCTGCCGTGAGCTGCGGTCGCGGATCCCCGAGCTCAACGTCCTCATCCTGACCTCCTACACCGACGAGGAGGCCATGCTCAACGCCATCCTCGCCGGCGCGGGCGGCTACGCCATCAAGGACATCGCCGGGCTACACCTGGTGTCGGCCGTCCGCGAGGTCGGCTCCGGCCGGTCCCTGCTCGACACGCGTGCCGCGTCGACCCTGATGGCCAAACTGCGGACGAACGCCGCCGACCACGGACCGCTGGCCGGCCTCACCGACCGCGAGCGCACCCTGCTGGACCTCATCGGCGAAGGACTCACCAACGCGCAGATCGCCCAGCGCATGTTCCTCGCCGAGAAGACCATCAAGAACTACGTCTCCCGGCTGCTGGCCAAGCTCGGACTGGAACGCCGCACCCAGGCCGCCGTCCTCGCCGCCAAACTCCAGACCGGCGAGCACGCCGACGCGCCCCGGCCCGGCGCGCCCGTGGTGCGCTGA
- a CDS encoding sporulation protein — protein MKIDELIEKAKSSAGAKLVYTEPYEKDGITVIAAASVASGAGGGDGVDKEGQHGEGGGFGLTAKPTGAYVIKDGTLRWEPAVDVNRLAGVVGAVVVAVLLVSSRIAKVHARRAIARAAVVPAP, from the coding sequence ATGAAGATCGACGAGCTGATCGAGAAGGCGAAGAGCTCGGCCGGTGCGAAGCTCGTGTACACCGAGCCCTACGAGAAGGACGGCATCACGGTGATCGCGGCGGCGAGCGTCGCCAGCGGGGCCGGCGGCGGCGACGGCGTCGACAAGGAGGGACAGCACGGCGAGGGCGGTGGGTTCGGCCTGACCGCCAAGCCGACCGGGGCCTACGTCATCAAGGACGGCACGCTGCGGTGGGAGCCTGCCGTCGACGTCAACCGGCTGGCCGGGGTCGTGGGCGCGGTCGTGGTGGCCGTGTTGCTCGTCAGCTCCCGCATCGCGAAGGTCCACGCGCGCCGGGCCATCGCGCGGGCCGCGGTGGTGCCCGCGCCCTGA
- a CDS encoding mechanosensitive ion channel family protein: MNVTEFWNDAVGAVITFLPKFAVFLVVLVVGWLVAKALRKVVKVVLERVGFDRAVERGGIKRALEQSRYDASGLLAALVYYAVLLIALQLAFGVFGPNPVSAILAAIVAWLPRAIVAIVIVIVAAAVGSALHDLIRGAMGGLSYGPLVAKMVQVVVIAFGVIAALNQIGVATTVTGPVLIALLATVGGVLVVGAGGGLMRPMQQRWDRWLNRAEEEIPSARTRAEAYRRGREDAEREAGAGAPRHAAETAMPQERTAAMPPSSPGSATMPQDRPKA, translated from the coding sequence ATGAACGTCACCGAATTCTGGAACGACGCGGTCGGAGCCGTGATCACGTTCCTGCCGAAGTTCGCCGTATTCCTCGTTGTGCTGGTCGTCGGCTGGCTCGTCGCGAAAGCGTTGCGCAAGGTCGTCAAAGTCGTACTCGAACGGGTCGGTTTCGACCGGGCCGTGGAGCGCGGCGGGATCAAGCGAGCGCTGGAACAGTCCCGGTACGACGCGAGCGGGCTGCTGGCCGCGCTCGTCTACTACGCGGTCCTGCTGATCGCCCTGCAGCTGGCGTTCGGCGTGTTCGGGCCGAACCCGGTCAGCGCCATCCTGGCGGCCATCGTCGCCTGGCTGCCGCGCGCCATCGTGGCCATCGTCATCGTGATCGTCGCGGCCGCCGTCGGCAGCGCGCTGCACGACCTGATCCGCGGCGCGATGGGCGGGCTCAGCTACGGCCCGCTGGTCGCGAAGATGGTGCAGGTCGTGGTGATCGCCTTCGGTGTGATCGCGGCGCTGAACCAGATCGGCGTGGCCACCACGGTCACCGGGCCAGTGCTGATCGCGCTGCTCGCGACCGTCGGCGGTGTGCTGGTCGTCGGCGCGGGCGGTGGCCTGATGCGGCCGATGCAGCAGCGCTGGGACCGCTGGCTCAACCGGGCCGAGGAGGAGATCCCGTCGGCCCGCACCAGGGCCGAGGCCTACCGCCGCGGCCGCGAGGACGCGGAACGGGAAGCCGGCGCGGGTGCTCCGCGGCACGCGGCCGAAACCGCCATGCCGCAGGAACGGACCGCGGCGATGCCGCCGTCGTCGCCCGGCAGCGCGACGATGCCGCAGGACCGGCCGAAGGCCTGA
- a CDS encoding GlsB/YeaQ/YmgE family stress response membrane protein translates to MAISGIISALLVGLVIGVLGRLLAPGKQNIPIWLTIVVGIVAAFAGTAIARGVGYADTDGIDWLEVLTQLVLAVLGVSLATALRGGRRRKLMH, encoded by the coding sequence ATGGCTATATCCGGAATCATCAGTGCCTTGCTCGTGGGGCTGGTCATCGGTGTCCTCGGCCGCCTGCTCGCGCCGGGGAAGCAGAACATCCCGATCTGGCTGACCATCGTCGTCGGTATCGTCGCGGCCTTCGCAGGCACCGCGATCGCCCGGGGTGTCGGGTACGCCGACACCGACGGTATCGACTGGCTCGAAGTGCTGACCCAGCTGGTGCTCGCCGTCCTCGGGGTCTCGCTGGCCACGGCTCTGCGGGGCGGCCGCCGGCGCAAGCTCATGCACTGA
- a CDS encoding gas vesicle protein K, with amino-acid sequence MTDPAKRRIDTDPDSVERGLAGLVLTVVELLRQLMEKQALRRVDRGDLTDEQVEAIGLTLMRLDERMTELCEHFGVSPEELNIDLGPLGPLLSDRR; translated from the coding sequence ATGACTGACCCCGCGAAGCGCCGCATCGACACCGATCCGGACAGCGTCGAGCGCGGTCTGGCCGGCCTCGTGCTGACCGTGGTGGAACTGCTGCGGCAACTGATGGAGAAACAGGCACTGCGCCGGGTGGACCGCGGCGACCTCACCGACGAGCAGGTCGAAGCGATCGGGCTGACGCTGATGCGGCTGGACGAGCGCATGACGGAACTGTGCGAGCATTTCGGCGTCTCCCCGGAGGAATTGAACATCGATCTCGGCCCGCTCGGCCCGTTGCTGTCGGATCGGCGCTGA
- a CDS encoding gas vesicle protein, with translation MTEPVPAPVADQPVALVDLLDRVLAGGVVVTGEITLSIADVDLVHISLRTLLSSVSALQPADD, from the coding sequence ATGACCGAACCGGTTCCCGCGCCCGTCGCCGACCAGCCGGTGGCGCTGGTCGACCTCCTCGACCGGGTTCTCGCCGGCGGAGTCGTCGTGACCGGCGAGATCACCCTGTCCATCGCCGACGTCGACCTCGTGCACATCTCGTTGCGGACGCTGCTGTCCTCCGTGAGCGCATTGCAGCCCGCCGATGACTGA
- a CDS encoding GvpL/GvpF family gas vesicle protein, producing MTEDSGIWLYAVTRREGAGAAGELPGVAGEVLRTVEAGRLAAVVGDVPLETFGEEALHRNLEDLDWLGAVARAHDAVVGALAGAGPVVPVRLATVYRDEHGVRRVLEHRGHELARTLDRVAGRTEWGVKVFAGEPPPGREETPSRRGAGTAYLARRRAERDARAESERLAREQAAKVHSRLAALAAGARLHPLQSKALSGDDRQMVLNAAYLVGDDDARAFAEAVAACDDESPAIRVQLTGPWPPYSFSSLEET from the coding sequence GTGACTGAGGACAGCGGGATCTGGCTCTACGCCGTGACCCGGCGGGAGGGCGCCGGCGCGGCAGGCGAACTGCCCGGCGTCGCCGGGGAAGTGCTGCGCACGGTGGAGGCCGGCAGGCTGGCGGCGGTCGTCGGCGACGTTCCACTGGAGACGTTCGGCGAGGAGGCCCTGCACCGCAACCTGGAGGACCTGGACTGGCTCGGCGCCGTGGCCCGCGCGCACGATGCCGTGGTCGGTGCCCTCGCCGGCGCCGGTCCGGTCGTGCCGGTGCGGCTGGCCACCGTGTACCGCGACGAGCACGGCGTGCGCCGCGTCCTCGAACACCGCGGGCACGAGCTGGCGCGTACCCTGGACCGCGTCGCCGGGCGGACCGAGTGGGGCGTCAAGGTCTTCGCCGGAGAGCCGCCGCCCGGGCGCGAGGAGACACCGTCCCGCCGGGGGGCCGGGACGGCGTACCTCGCCCGGCGCCGGGCGGAACGCGACGCGCGCGCGGAATCCGAACGGCTCGCACGCGAGCAGGCCGCGAAGGTCCACTCCAGACTCGCGGCGCTGGCCGCCGGCGCGCGCCTGCACCCGTTGCAGAGCAAGGCGTTGTCCGGTGACGACCGGCAGATGGTGCTCAACGCCGCCTACCTTGTCGGCGACGACGACGCGCGCGCCTTCGCCGAGGCGGTGGCGGCCTGCGACGACGAGAGCCCGGCGATCCGGGTGCAGCTCACCGGGCCGTGGCCGCCGTACTCGTTCTCGTCCTTGGAGGAAACATGA
- a CDS encoding gas vesicle protein, producing the protein MATGQPATTPGGGGSPALGNHQPANLGDILERVLDKGLVIAGDIRVNLLDIELLTIKLRLVIASLETAREVGINWWESDPWLSGDTTRLQRENRELRARVEELEGAEDRAVIEDRHRD; encoded by the coding sequence ATGGCGACTGGGCAGCCGGCCACCACGCCGGGCGGAGGCGGGTCCCCTGCGCTCGGCAACCACCAGCCCGCCAACCTGGGGGACATCCTCGAGAGAGTGCTCGACAAGGGGCTGGTGATCGCCGGGGACATCAGGGTCAACCTGCTCGACATCGAACTGCTGACCATCAAGCTGCGGCTGGTGATCGCCTCGCTGGAGACCGCGCGCGAGGTCGGGATCAACTGGTGGGAAAGCGATCCGTGGCTCTCCGGCGACACCACCCGGCTGCAGCGGGAGAACCGCGAGCTGCGTGCCCGCGTCGAGGAGCTGGAGGGCGCGGAAGACCGCGCCGTGATCGAGGACCGGCACCGTGACTGA
- a CDS encoding gas vesicle protein produces the protein MAPRDEAGGDGALSAPEAASRALAHAGELISRNPVSVTSVEPTDDGWLVELEVLEDRRIPSSADMLALYELELGVDGELLAYRRTKRYVRGRADSGSGVS, from the coding sequence GTGGCTCCACGCGATGAGGCCGGAGGGGACGGCGCGCTGTCCGCCCCGGAAGCGGCGTCGCGGGCGCTTGCCCACGCCGGCGAGCTGATCAGCCGGAACCCGGTGTCGGTCACCTCGGTCGAACCCACCGACGACGGCTGGCTCGTCGAGCTCGAAGTGCTGGAGGACCGGCGCATCCCGTCCTCGGCCGACATGCTCGCCCTCTACGAGCTGGAACTCGGCGTGGACGGTGAGCTGCTCGCCTACCGGCGCACCAAGCGATATGTCCGCGGCCGGGCCGACAGCGGAAGCGGGGTGTCCTGA
- a CDS encoding gas vesicle protein GvpG: MGLLSGILGFPLLPVCGVIQLGELIQRRVNEEIAAPASIRRELEAAEEKRAAGEISPEEEAEVQQQVLRRLDMTETDEKER, encoded by the coding sequence ATGGGCCTGCTGTCCGGGATCCTGGGCTTCCCGCTGCTGCCGGTCTGCGGCGTGATTCAGCTCGGTGAGCTGATCCAGCGCCGGGTCAACGAGGAGATCGCCGCGCCCGCGTCGATCCGCCGCGAACTCGAAGCGGCGGAGGAGAAACGCGCGGCCGGGGAGATCTCGCCCGAGGAGGAGGCCGAGGTCCAGCAGCAGGTCCTGCGGCGGCTCGACATGACGGAGACCGACGAGAAGGAGAGGTGA
- a CDS encoding GvpL/GvpF family gas vesicle protein, which yields MTEERETVVYVYGIVPSDVETDPEARGVGDPPAEVRAVKHDRIAALVSEVPRDKPLGRPEDLTAHAALLDAAAAEVPVLPLRFGAVVTDEDAVRTELLEANQDDFVAALDELEGKAQYVVKARYVEETILREILESDEQLAQLREAIRGKPADATRNERIALGERIGNAIAARREADTKRVADAIAGTGAQIAPREPTHEEDAVHLACLVETAKQSDLEEAVDRVARDWSGRAEVRLLGPLAAYDFVVTQRPEA from the coding sequence ATGACCGAGGAGCGCGAGACCGTGGTCTACGTGTACGGCATCGTGCCGTCCGACGTGGAGACCGACCCGGAGGCCCGCGGCGTCGGCGACCCGCCCGCCGAGGTCCGCGCGGTCAAGCACGACCGGATCGCGGCGCTGGTGAGCGAGGTGCCGAGGGACAAGCCGCTCGGGCGGCCCGAGGACCTCACCGCGCACGCGGCGCTGCTCGACGCGGCCGCCGCCGAGGTGCCGGTGCTGCCGTTGCGGTTCGGCGCCGTGGTCACCGACGAGGACGCCGTGCGCACCGAACTGCTCGAAGCCAACCAGGACGACTTCGTCGCGGCACTGGATGAGCTGGAGGGCAAGGCGCAGTACGTCGTCAAGGCGCGCTACGTGGAGGAGACCATCCTCCGCGAGATCCTCGAGTCCGACGAGCAGCTCGCCCAGCTGCGCGAGGCGATCCGCGGGAAGCCCGCGGACGCCACGCGCAACGAGCGGATCGCGCTGGGCGAGAGGATCGGCAATGCGATCGCCGCCCGGCGCGAGGCCGACACCAAGCGGGTCGCCGACGCGATCGCCGGGACCGGCGCCCAGATCGCCCCGCGCGAGCCGACGCACGAAGAGGACGCGGTGCACCTCGCGTGCCTCGTCGAGACGGCCAAGCAGTCCGATCTGGAGGAAGCCGTCGACCGCGTCGCGCGGGACTGGTCGGGCCGCGCCGAGGTGCGCCTGCTGGGTCCGCTCGCGGCCTACGATTTCGTTGTGACACAACGGCCGGAGGCGTAG
- the gvpJ gene encoding gas vesicle protein GvpJ has product MTTAVQPSGGGGGLDRPTSSSLADVIDTILDKGLVLDAYVRVSLVGIELLTIDARVVIASVDTYLRFAEAVNRLDISDTEQKGLPDLLEDVTSGGAKAKTRGALEAAGDKLQDLLGGNEETDRAGRRKGGGR; this is encoded by the coding sequence ATGACGACAGCGGTGCAGCCATCGGGCGGCGGCGGGGGCCTGGACCGGCCCACCTCCAGCAGCCTCGCGGACGTGATCGACACGATCCTGGACAAGGGACTCGTCCTGGACGCCTACGTGCGCGTGTCGCTGGTCGGGATCGAACTGCTGACCATCGACGCACGGGTCGTGATCGCGAGCGTGGACACCTACCTGCGGTTCGCGGAGGCGGTGAACCGGCTCGACATCTCCGACACCGAACAGAAGGGCCTGCCGGACCTGCTGGAGGACGTGACCTCCGGCGGCGCCAAGGCGAAGACCCGGGGAGCACTCGAAGCCGCCGGTGACAAGCTGCAGGACCTCCTCGGCGGCAACGAGGAGACGGACCGCGCCGGGCGCCGGAAGGGCGGCGGGCGATGA
- a CDS encoding SRPBCC family protein, with the protein MATGQIKKTLDKATGAATDTVSGVADAVPKPSTELTEALRKLAGAVTTRASTSLANRITSTSGRLQDYASGGGGGGLIEAVTGGKPSVKGKAMMGAVKGGLSGLADKVKDSVGGGGGGKLKVTNIVEQADIGAPIDLVYDLWTRFTEFPRFMKKVEYVDQTSDETLTWKAQIFWSRRTWESTILEQVPNERIVWRSKGEKGHVDGAVTFHELTPDLTRVVLVLEYHPQGLFERTGNIWRAQGRRARLELKHFQRYVMTEAILHPDDVEGWRGEIHDGEVQDSDEEPGNEEEPEEPEADEAEAPDEEEPEEEAEEPPARRTRARASAGRGRGSRR; encoded by the coding sequence ATGGCGACCGGCCAGATCAAGAAGACCCTCGACAAGGCCACCGGCGCGGCCACCGACACCGTCTCCGGCGTGGCCGACGCCGTCCCGAAGCCGTCCACCGAGCTGACCGAAGCCCTGCGCAAACTGGCCGGCGCGGTCACCACCCGCGCCTCGACCTCGCTGGCCAACCGGATCACCTCGACCTCCGGCCGCCTCCAGGACTACGCCTCGGGTGGCGGCGGTGGCGGCCTGATCGAAGCCGTCACCGGCGGCAAGCCCAGCGTCAAGGGCAAGGCCATGATGGGCGCGGTCAAGGGCGGGCTGTCCGGGCTCGCGGACAAGGTGAAGGACTCCGTCGGCGGCGGCGGGGGCGGCAAGCTCAAGGTCACCAACATCGTCGAGCAGGCCGACATCGGCGCCCCGATCGACCTGGTCTACGACCTGTGGACCCGCTTCACCGAGTTCCCGCGCTTCATGAAGAAGGTCGAGTACGTCGACCAGACAAGCGACGAGACGCTGACGTGGAAGGCGCAGATCTTCTGGTCGCGCCGCACGTGGGAGTCCACGATCCTCGAACAGGTCCCCAACGAGCGCATCGTGTGGCGGTCCAAGGGCGAGAAGGGGCACGTCGACGGCGCGGTGACCTTCCACGAGCTGACCCCGGACCTGACCCGCGTCGTGCTGGTGCTGGAGTACCACCCGCAGGGGCTGTTCGAGCGCACCGGCAACATCTGGCGGGCCCAGGGACGGCGCGCGCGGCTGGAGCTCAAGCACTTCCAGCGGTACGTGATGACCGAGGCGATCCTGCACCCGGACGACGTCGAGGGCTGGCGCGGCGAGATCCACGACGGCGAGGTCCAGGACAGCGACGAGGAACCCGGGAACGAGGAAGAACCCGAGGAACCCGAGGCCGACGAGGCCGAGGCGCCCGACGAGGAAGAACCCGAAGAAGAGGCCGAGGAACCGCCGGCGCGACGTACACGCGCCCGGGCGTCGGCGGGCAGAGGACGGGGGAGCAGGCGATGA